Proteins from a single region of Chryseomicrobium sp. FSL W7-1435:
- a CDS encoding transglycosylase domain-containing protein has protein sequence MNWKERLDSWTRSKWAKALRITGSVFWNLVLLFIIIFTVLGAFGASVGAGYFAALVKDEPLRTPDQMRSAVFTYEETSEIYFKDDNYFGKMRTDLERTETKLDSVSENVLNAVFATEDEYFQVHDGIVPKAVLRGLVQDITNADTQTGGSTLTQQIIKNQILTNEVSYSRKAKEILLAMRLEEYMNKEEILEAYLNIIPYGRNSSGRNIAGIETAAQGIFGVEAKDLNLAQSAYIAGIPQAPYRYTPFTSQGQLKDAEGLQPGIDRMKTVLFRMSETEYITEEQYQEALAYDITKDFKPRESSTYEDLPWLTIEVEERVTTIMAKVLAERDGLDPARIDGDSSLRTEYRQLARQEIATGGYRIHTTIDEALMRKMEEVKSSYDMYGYTRVKEVKNSETGEIETVEEPVQVGGMLLENQTGRILAFMGGRDHNLEALNHSTQAIRSPGSTFKPLMVYAPAIEYGVAGAGTPVVDVEFSFTDASNDGWSPENYNPDQEKGIIPLRSALTTSQNLTAIRLYDQIMDRKPIEFLHKMGFDSVADAENNNLSLSIGGTNKGVTIEENTNAYSMLANNGSFVDAYLIEKIEDVEGNIVFEHQAEPVQVFSAATSYIMNDMMRDVFDEGTATVANSRLKFSSDFAGKTGTTQDHKDAWLIGYNPNVTLSVWLGYDNYNFKAGDNTLFYMNNTYGHPSVRSNTLWSNIMNGLYDVNPELIAAPNKTFQRPEGVVERSFCGISGLAPSSACSNAGLVKSDLFNAATFLPTKPDDSLVSSSYVTINGNRYRALDSTPQEFVVRGGFGVSQSFIDRMLGRFGGNASKLFPENTGFASNVVSENSFQADAVAPAGVSAAVANSVMTWTNSPSADVVGYYIYQGTTRIAAIPQASANSYVLGGFGDYSVRAVDITGLQSAPSNVITRERPEPTPEPTPTPTPTPPASGGGNTGGGNDSEPEEPEEPVEPVEPTDPEEPDDSE, from the coding sequence TTGAATTGGAAAGAACGACTAGATAGCTGGACCCGTTCAAAATGGGCCAAAGCATTACGCATCACAGGAAGTGTTTTTTGGAACTTAGTACTCTTATTCATCATTATATTCACAGTACTAGGTGCTTTTGGTGCTTCAGTTGGAGCCGGTTATTTTGCAGCGCTTGTTAAAGACGAGCCGTTGCGGACGCCAGACCAAATGAGAAGCGCTGTTTTCACGTATGAAGAAACATCCGAAATCTATTTCAAAGACGATAACTATTTTGGAAAAATGAGGACAGACTTAGAGCGTACTGAAACAAAATTAGACTCTGTTTCTGAAAATGTATTAAATGCAGTATTTGCCACGGAAGATGAATATTTTCAAGTACATGACGGAATAGTACCGAAAGCTGTTCTACGAGGACTTGTCCAAGATATTACAAATGCAGACACCCAAACCGGTGGATCTACATTAACGCAACAAATTATTAAAAACCAGATTCTCACAAATGAAGTTTCCTATTCCCGTAAGGCAAAAGAAATTTTGCTGGCCATGCGATTAGAAGAATATATGAACAAAGAAGAAATTTTAGAAGCTTATTTAAACATCATTCCTTATGGACGTAATTCTAGCGGAAGAAATATAGCTGGAATCGAAACAGCTGCGCAAGGTATCTTTGGTGTCGAAGCTAAAGACTTAAATCTAGCTCAGTCTGCTTATATTGCTGGTATCCCACAAGCCCCTTATCGCTATACACCGTTTACGAGTCAAGGACAACTGAAAGATGCTGAAGGACTGCAACCTGGTATTGACCGAATGAAAACGGTCCTATTCCGTATGAGTGAAACGGAATATATTACTGAGGAGCAGTACCAAGAAGCTCTTGCTTACGATATTACTAAAGATTTTAAACCTCGTGAGTCATCGACTTATGAAGACCTACCTTGGTTAACAATCGAAGTTGAAGAGCGTGTAACGACTATCATGGCCAAAGTCCTGGCTGAACGCGATGGACTTGATCCAGCTCGAATCGATGGAGATTCATCCCTACGCACAGAGTACCGTCAGCTTGCTCGTCAAGAAATCGCAACGGGTGGCTACCGCATCCACACGACAATTGATGAAGCGTTGATGCGTAAAATGGAAGAAGTCAAAAGTTCTTATGATATGTATGGCTACACTCGAGTAAAAGAAGTAAAGAATTCAGAGACTGGTGAAATTGAAACAGTTGAAGAACCCGTTCAAGTGGGTGGAATGCTTCTTGAAAACCAAACTGGTAGAATTCTTGCCTTCATGGGTGGGCGTGATCACAACTTAGAAGCATTAAATCACTCTACTCAAGCAATTCGATCACCTGGTTCTACTTTCAAGCCTTTAATGGTTTACGCACCTGCCATTGAATATGGTGTTGCTGGAGCAGGTACACCAGTCGTAGATGTCGAGTTTTCATTCACAGATGCCTCTAACGATGGCTGGTCACCTGAGAACTACAATCCTGATCAAGAAAAAGGAATCATTCCTTTACGCAGTGCATTAACTACTTCTCAAAACTTAACAGCCATTCGTCTCTATGATCAAATCATGGATCGCAAGCCTATCGAATTTCTTCATAAAATGGGCTTTGATAGTGTAGCAGATGCTGAAAATAATAACTTGTCTTTATCAATTGGCGGAACTAATAAAGGTGTCACGATTGAAGAAAACACAAATGCTTATTCTATGCTTGCCAATAACGGATCGTTTGTAGACGCGTATCTAATTGAAAAAATTGAAGACGTTGAAGGCAATATTGTTTTCGAACATCAAGCTGAACCTGTACAAGTATTTAGTGCAGCAACTTCTTATATCATGAATGACATGATGCGTGATGTCTTCGATGAAGGAACAGCTACTGTTGCTAACTCGCGATTGAAATTTAGTTCAGATTTCGCTGGAAAAACAGGTACTACTCAAGATCATAAAGATGCTTGGTTAATTGGTTATAATCCAAACGTCACTCTTAGCGTATGGCTAGGGTATGACAATTACAATTTCAAAGCTGGCGACAACACATTGTTCTATATGAACAATACGTATGGTCACCCTTCTGTTCGATCTAACACATTATGGTCAAATATTATGAACGGCCTTTATGACGTCAACCCAGAATTGATTGCTGCTCCAAATAAGACTTTCCAACGTCCTGAAGGAGTAGTTGAGCGCTCATTCTGTGGTATTTCAGGTCTTGCTCCCTCTTCTGCTTGTTCAAATGCAGGACTGGTCAAGTCAGATTTATTTAATGCCGCAACGTTCTTACCAACAAAACCAGATGACAGTTTAGTAAGTTCATCTTATGTAACCATTAATGGAAATCGTTACCGTGCACTTGATTCTACTCCACAAGAGTTTGTTGTCCGTGGTGGATTCGGTGTAAGTCAAAGCTTTATTGATCGTATGCTTGGTCGTTTCGGAGGCAATGCAAGTAAATTGTTCCCTGAAAACACAGGCTTTGCATCAAATGTCGTCTCGGAAAATAGTTTCCAAGCAGACGCTGTAGCTCCAGCTGGCGTTTCAGCTGCAGTAGCCAATAGTGTGATGACTTGGACGAACTCACCATCAGCAGATGTCGTCGGGTATTATATTTATCAGGGAACTACTCGTATTGCTGCTATACCACAAGCTAGTGCAAATAGTTATGTGTTAGGAGGATTCGGTGATTATTCCGTTCGAGCTGTCGATATAACTGGATTACAGTCAGCACCTTCAAACGTGATTACTCGTGAACGTCCTGAACCAACCCCTGAACCGACACCAACTCCAACCCCTACTCCACCTGCTTCAGGTGGCGGTAATACTGGAGGCGGTAATGATTCAGAGCCAGAAGAACCTGAAGAACCGGTTGAACCGGTCGAACCAACAGATCCAGAAGAGCCAGACGATAGCGAATAA
- the tyrS gene encoding tyrosine--tRNA ligase — protein MSKELLQDLSWRGLLYQQTDEEGMAALLEREKTALYCGVDPTADSMHIGHIVPLLTLRRFQLHGHQPILLVGGATGTIGDPSGRSEERQLQTMEQVDKNVEAIAQQMRRIFDFETENGAKMVNNKDWISNMTIIDFLRDYGKLVNINYLLAKDSISSRLDSGLSFTEFAYTLIQGIDFNHLYDHHNCRVQIGGSDQWGNITTGLEMIRKTHDEEAKAFGITIPLVTKSDGTKFGKTAGGAIWLDAEKTSPYEFFQFWINTADADVIKYLKIFTFVSREEIEGLEKAVQEAAHLREAQKRLAKEMTQLIHGEEAHYQAVRISQALFSGNLKELSPAEMKDAFKDVPSAEHAKEDVNLVELLVNTGVSPSKRQAREDVTNGAISINGEKVTDVSYLVTGSDRLDDQFIIVRRGKKNYRMIHFLQ, from the coding sequence ATGTCAAAAGAATTATTACAAGATTTAAGTTGGAGAGGCTTGCTGTATCAGCAAACAGATGAAGAAGGAATGGCTGCTCTATTAGAACGAGAAAAAACAGCTCTTTACTGTGGAGTAGACCCTACTGCAGATAGTATGCACATTGGTCACATCGTTCCTTTGCTGACACTTCGTCGCTTTCAACTACATGGGCATCAGCCCATTTTACTTGTTGGCGGCGCTACAGGTACAATCGGGGATCCATCTGGACGCTCTGAAGAACGCCAATTGCAGACTATGGAACAAGTCGATAAGAATGTTGAAGCAATCGCTCAGCAAATGAGACGCATTTTTGATTTTGAGACTGAAAATGGTGCTAAAATGGTCAACAACAAAGATTGGATCAGCAACATGACCATTATTGATTTCCTTCGAGATTACGGAAAACTCGTCAACATCAATTACTTATTAGCAAAAGACTCCATTTCAAGTCGTTTAGATTCTGGACTTTCATTCACCGAGTTTGCTTACACGTTAATTCAAGGGATTGATTTTAATCATTTATACGATCATCATAATTGTCGTGTTCAAATTGGTGGTTCTGACCAGTGGGGAAATATCACAACAGGTCTAGAAATGATACGAAAAACTCATGATGAGGAAGCGAAAGCGTTTGGTATTACGATTCCTCTAGTAACAAAATCGGATGGTACTAAATTTGGGAAAACAGCGGGCGGCGCAATTTGGTTGGATGCCGAGAAAACATCGCCTTATGAATTTTTCCAATTCTGGATCAACACGGCGGATGCGGATGTCATTAAATACTTGAAAATCTTTACCTTCGTAAGTCGTGAAGAGATTGAAGGATTAGAGAAGGCTGTCCAAGAAGCAGCTCACCTCCGGGAAGCTCAAAAACGTTTGGCAAAAGAAATGACACAACTTATTCATGGTGAGGAAGCACATTACCAAGCTGTACGGATATCTCAAGCGTTGTTTAGTGGGAATCTAAAAGAGTTATCACCAGCTGAAATGAAAGATGCTTTTAAGGATGTACCTTCTGCAGAACATGCGAAAGAAGACGTGAATCTTGTTGAGTTACTTGTGAACACAGGCGTTTCACCGTCAAAACGACAAGCACGTGAAGATGTAACAAATGGGGCTATTTCCATAAATGGTGAAAAAGTCACGGATGTTTCTTATTTAGTAACTGGTTCGGATCGTCTAGACGACCAGTTCATAATTGTTCGAAGAGGAAAGAAAAACTATAGAATGATACATTTCTTACAATAG
- the rpsD gene encoding 30S ribosomal protein S4, with product MSRYTGPSWKLSRRLGISLSGTGKELEKRPYAPGQHGPNQRKKISEYGLQLQEKQKLRHSYGLNERQFKTLFNRAAKLQGKQGENFMVLLETRLDNLVYRLGLARTRRGARQLVNHGHVMVDGARVDIPSYLVKPGQEISLREKSQDLTAVNESIEVNNFVPEYLEFDADKKVGKFTRLPERSELSAEINEALIVEFYSR from the coding sequence ATGTCTCGTTATACAGGTCCATCATGGAAATTGTCTCGTCGCCTTGGAATTTCTCTAAGCGGCACAGGTAAAGAATTAGAAAAGCGTCCGTACGCTCCAGGGCAACACGGTCCAAACCAACGCAAAAAAATCTCTGAGTACGGCTTACAACTTCAAGAGAAGCAAAAGCTACGTCACTCTTATGGTTTAAATGAGCGCCAGTTCAAAACTTTATTCAACAGAGCTGCTAAGCTTCAAGGTAAACAAGGTGAAAACTTCATGGTTCTTCTTGAAACTCGCCTAGATAACTTAGTTTACCGTTTAGGTCTTGCTCGCACTCGTCGCGGAGCACGTCAATTAGTAAACCACGGCCACGTAATGGTTGATGGCGCACGCGTTGATATTCCTTCTTATTTAGTAAAACCAGGCCAAGAGATCTCACTTCGTGAAAAATCTCAAGACCTTACAGCTGTTAACGAATCAATCGAAGTAAACAACTTCGTACCTGAGTACTTAGAGTTTGACGCTGACAAAAAAGTTGGTAAATTCACTCGCCTTCCAGAGCGTAGCGAATTATCTGCTGAAATCAACGAAGCTCTTATCGTAGAATTCTACTCACGTTAA
- the megL gene encoding methionine gamma-lyase, with protein MRNDTRLIHEGMDPKQHHDSLTVPLYQTSTYTFHSAEQGQRRFAGEESGGIYSRLGNPTVEVLEKRMMALENGGGALAFGSGMAAVSTILVHLTKAGDHILCSKGLYGCTFGLLGIFETKYNITHTLSELASRQEIEEALTDKTTVIYVESPINPTMEIVDLALVCEVAKERGIRVVVDNTFCSPYLQQPLVIGADFVLHSATKYLNGHGDVIAGILVGRDADEMHQIRMTVQKDYGGIISPFDAWLILRGLKTLHVRMDRHVTNAEKLLSYLKTEPAISKIFYPFDEDHPQMAIAKKQMKAGGGLISFVIEGGTEAAQRFLNNLRLIHVAVSLGDAETLIQHPATMTHSVVPEEDRLAMGIDNGMLRLSVGLEDAEDIIDDLKKAFQAI; from the coding sequence TTGAGAAACGATACTCGGTTGATCCATGAAGGAATGGACCCGAAACAACATCATGACAGCCTAACTGTACCGCTCTACCAAACGTCTACTTATACTTTCCATAGTGCAGAGCAAGGGCAACGTAGATTTGCAGGAGAAGAGAGTGGAGGAATATATTCTCGTTTAGGAAATCCTACAGTAGAGGTTTTAGAAAAACGGATGATGGCATTGGAAAATGGCGGAGGGGCACTGGCATTTGGATCTGGTATGGCGGCAGTGAGCACTATCTTGGTTCACTTAACAAAAGCAGGCGACCACATTCTTTGCTCAAAAGGATTATACGGCTGCACATTTGGTTTACTAGGAATCTTCGAAACAAAATATAACATTACGCATACACTTTCTGAGCTTGCCTCACGACAAGAAATAGAAGAAGCATTAACGGATAAAACCACCGTCATTTATGTCGAATCACCAATCAATCCAACCATGGAAATTGTGGATTTAGCTCTAGTTTGTGAAGTGGCGAAGGAACGCGGAATTCGTGTCGTAGTGGACAATACTTTCTGTTCACCTTATCTACAACAACCACTTGTGATTGGAGCAGACTTTGTTTTGCACAGTGCCACTAAATACCTCAATGGTCATGGGGATGTCATTGCAGGTATTCTAGTTGGAAGAGATGCAGATGAAATGCACCAAATACGAATGACTGTTCAAAAAGACTACGGCGGGATTATCTCACCATTCGATGCATGGTTGATCTTACGCGGTTTGAAAACTCTTCATGTACGTATGGACCGTCATGTAACTAATGCAGAAAAGCTTTTGAGCTATTTAAAAACGGAACCTGCCATCAGCAAAATCTTCTATCCGTTTGATGAGGATCATCCACAAATGGCAATTGCTAAAAAGCAAATGAAAGCGGGCGGAGGGCTTATTTCTTTTGTGATCGAGGGAGGCACGGAGGCAGCGCAACGATTTTTAAATAACTTAAGGCTGATCCATGTGGCTGTTAGTTTAGGAGATGCCGAGACACTGATTCAACATCCTGCCACGATGACGCATTCAGTTGTGCCAGAGGAGGATCGTCTAGCCATGGGAATTGACAATGGTATGCTTCGTTTATCGGTCGGTTTAGAAGATGCAGAAGATATTATCGATGACTTGAAGAAAGCATTTCAAGCGATTTAA
- a CDS encoding GAF domain-containing protein — translation MFTKQSYSASLEENYGLLAKQLDALLDGESNQIANLSNASALLNQFLEDTNWVGFYLMEQGELVLGPFQGLPACVRIAVGRGVCGTAVSERRTLRIEDVHVFPGHIACDAASNSEIVIPLIKDGEVIGVLDIDSPSKARFSEQDQAGLETFVRHLMKHI, via the coding sequence ATGTTTACGAAACAGTCCTACTCCGCTTCACTTGAAGAAAATTATGGATTACTAGCAAAACAATTAGATGCACTACTTGATGGAGAATCGAATCAGATTGCAAATTTAAGTAATGCTTCCGCTCTTTTGAACCAGTTTTTAGAGGATACTAATTGGGTGGGCTTCTATTTAATGGAGCAAGGAGAATTGGTCCTTGGACCTTTTCAAGGGTTACCTGCTTGCGTGCGCATTGCGGTAGGACGCGGCGTTTGTGGGACAGCTGTATCGGAACGACGCACTCTTCGTATTGAAGATGTACACGTATTTCCTGGTCATATTGCTTGTGATGCAGCTTCTAATTCAGAAATCGTTATCCCTTTAATCAAAGACGGAGAAGTTATCGGTGTGCTAGATATTGATAGCCCATCTAAAGCTCGTTTTTCAGAACAAGATCAAGCAGGGCTTGAGACATTTGTTCGTCATTTAATGAAGCATATCTGA